In Tsukamurella tyrosinosolvens, the genomic window GTCGCCGGGATGCGGCAGTTGGAGAACGTCGGCGAGACCGAGAGCACGCCGATCAGCTGGCTCAGCGTCGTGCTCGCGGCGGGCGGCTTCGGCAGCCTCGTGTACGGACTCAGCGAGATCGGCACGGGTGATGTCACCGGCCCGGTCCTCATCGTCGTCGCCGGCGTCCTCCTCATCGCCGCGTTCGCCGCGTACCAGGTCCGTCTCCAGCAGCGCGAGATGCCGTTGCTGGACCTGCGCGCCCTCCGCCACCGTACCTTCGCGGTCTCGCTGCTGCTGATGACCGCCGGGTTCATGGCCTTCCTCGGCTCGATGATCCTGCTTCCGCTGTACCTGCAGGATCTGCGCGGTCTGTCCGAGCTGCAGACCGGTCTCCTCGTGATGCCCGGCGGCCTCGCGATGGGCCTGCTCGGCCCGCAGGTCGGCAAGCTCTACGACCGCGTCGGCGCGCGTCCGCTGGTGATCCCCGGCGCGATCGGCATCGTCGTCGCCCTCGCGGCGCTGAGCCGGATCAGCGCGACGACGCCGTACCCGGTCCTCGTCGCGGTGCACATCGGGCTGATGGTGTCGTTGGCCGCCGTCTTCACCCCGGTCTTCACCGTCGGCCTGGGCGACCTGCCCGAGCACCTGTACTCGCACGGCTCCTCGCTGCTCGGCACGCTCCAGCAGGTAGCGGGCGCGATCGGCACTGCGGCGCTCATCGTCGTCATGTCCAACCGCTCGTCGCACCTGGCCGAGACGGGCGCCTCCCAGCCGGCGGCCTTCGTCGGCGGCCTGCAGTGGGCCTTCGCCGCCGCCGCGCTCATGGGTGTCGTGGTCGTCGTGTGCGCCCTGTTCCTGCCCCGCAAGGTCGACGGTGCCGCCCCGTCCGGCCCGGCGCATCACTGACGGCCCGGCCTACGATCCGCACATGCTGATCTCCACGGCCCCGCAGCGTCGCCTCGGCGTCCCGCACGACGAGGCGACGCTGCGGATCGACCAGATCGATCCCGACGATCGGGTTTCCACTCGGTATCTGTTCATCGAGGGGACGCCAGCGCTCGAGCTATCATTCTGGACGGGGACGTCCCCATTCCTCTTCGAACGTAAGACCATCGGCTACGACATCTCGGACGAGCGGGTGCCGCTGGACAGGCTGGAACGAGGACTCGACCTGATCGACGACGAGGTCGTCGCCACCTTCTCAGGTCTGCTGCCGGAGGGCGAGTATCTGCCGCTCCTGGTCGAGGTCACTCCGGAACTGGTCGCACCGTACGACGACCGCGACTACTTCACGCACGAGCAGGTCGCCACGTGGGGAATCGACACGCTCTGGGGACTGCCGCAGAACCCGTTGACCCACTACTACCGCACGTTCGAGACCGAGGTCGCGCCCGACGAGCACCTCTTCGAATTCGTTGTTCCCATGGTGCAGCCCAACTGGAACGACCAGAACCGCGTCCAGCACTACGTCGACCTGGTCGCCGGCGGTACGACTCCCACGGCGGTGGCGTTGTCGATGCTCGACCGCCGCGCCCCGGCCGTGATCGCTCCGGACGCCGTGGACTATTACGAGCATTGGGCGGTCACCCACTTCCTCCTCGACGGACACCACAAGTTCGAGGCCGCAGCGCGAGTGGGGGCGCCGCTGCGACTGCTCGCGCTCGTCAACATCGACGAGAGCCTCGCCGGCGCCGAGGCTGTCGCCGAACTTCCGGACCTGCTGCGCCGCGCACCGTCGAAGCGACGGTCGAAGGGATGACCATGGACCTCTTCGCCCGGCTCGCCGTGACCGACCTGCCCCGCGCGATCGCGTGGGGTGACCAGCTGTTCGGCGACGTGGAGTCGTTCGCGCCCAATGACGTCGAGCACGTGTGGACGCTGGGGGAGCGCGTGCACGTCTACGTGGAGCTGCTTCCCGAGCACGCCGGACACTCCGCGGTCACGCTGTTCCTCGACGGCTTCGGGGACTTCCTCGCCGCCGCCGCGGCACGTGGGCTGCGCCCGCAGTCGGAGGAGGTCTACGACAACGGCGTCCGCAAGGCGAACTTCGTCGATCCCGACGGCAACGAGGTCGGGATCGGCGGCGGGCCCGCATAGCCCGCCGATTTCGGGGACGATGGATCGCATGGCACTGCACGTACGAACCACGCTGGAACCCGTCGGTCCGGCCACCGCCATCGAACTGACCGACGCCCAGGTCGAGGAACTCGGCGGAGGGAAGCGCGCTGCCGTGCGCGTCACGATCGGCGACCGCACCGCGCGGCTACGGCTCGCGGGCATGGGCGGGTGCAACCTGATCGGTCTGTCCAAGGCCGCACGCAAGGACCTCCAGGTCGAGATCGGAGACACCGTCGACGCCGTCGTCGAGCTCGACGAGGCCGAGCGCACCGTCGACCTGCCCGACGACCTCGCGGCGGCGCTGCAGAGCGCGGGCCGGCGCGAGGCGTTCGACGCCCTGAGCTATACCCGCCGCAAGGAGGCGGCGCGGGGCGTCGCCGAGGCGAAGCGGGCCGAGACCCGCGAGCGGCGCATCGCCGCAGTGATCGCCTCCCTCTAGGATCGCGGGAAACGCACCGAGATCCGAGGAGACACAGAATGACCCAGTACCGGGCACTGATCGCCGAACTCGCCGACGACGCCGTGACCTCCCGCGTGGAGACCCGCGACCCGGCGCCGCTCGAGCCCGGGCAGCTGCGCATCGCCGTCGAGTTCTCCGGCGTCAACTTCAAGGACGCGCTGGCGTTCACCCCCGGCGGCGGTGTGGTGCGCCAGTACCCGATCGTCCCCGGCATCGACGTCGCCGGCACCGTCATCGAGTCCAAATCCGACGAGTTCGCCGCGGGCGACCGCGTCATCGCGCACGGCTACGAGATCGGCACCGCCCGCGACGGCGGCTACGCCGAGCAGGCCGTCGTCCCCGCCGAGTGGACGGTGAAGCTGACCGCGCTGAGCACCCGCGAGGCCGCCGCCATCGGAACCGCCGGTTTCACCGCGGCCATGAGCGTCGCCGCGATCGTCGATGCCGGGATCGCTCCCGCCGACGGGCCCGTCGTGGTCACCGGCGCGACCGGCGGCGTCGGCTCCACGAGCATCGACCTCCTGGCCGGCCTCGGCTACGAGGTCGCGGCGTCCTCGGGCAAGCCCGCCGCGGCCGACCGACTGCGCGAGCTCGGCGCCGCCGAGGTCATCGGCCGGCTCCCTCACGACCCCGACGCCAAGCCCCGGCCGCTGGGGAAGAGCCGCTGGGCCGCCGCCGTCGACTGCGTGGGCGGCGCCGCGCTCGCCGACGTGATCAGCACCCTCCACTACGGCGGCGTCGTCGCCGCCAGCGGCCTCACCGGCGGCGCCGGTCTGAAGACGACGGTCATGCCCTTCATCCTGCGCGGCGTCACCCTCGCCGGCATCGACTCGGTGCTCATGCCGATCGCGCCGCGCCGTGCTCTGTGGCAGCGCATCGAGACGGACCTGCGGCCGCGGCACCTCGACCTCGTCGCCAACGACATCGGGATCGACGGCGTCGGCACCGTCGTCGATGCCCTCCGCGTGGGCGAGTACACGGGCCGCGCGGTCGTGGACCTCGGCCGCGGCTGGTGACCTTCACGCCGCGGCGATGCTCTCCCGCATCGCCGCGATGGTCTGCTCGCGCCACTGATCGCGCGGCGGCTGCACGGGCACCGCGGAACCGGCCAGATGCGCGAGAGCGACCCCGAGGATCGGGGCCTGTTCGGGGAAGGTCGCCCGGGCCCGGCGCGCACCGTCGGCCTTGCTGACGACGGCGCCCGACGTCGTCGTGACGTGCATCCGGGCCGGGCCGGTGAGGCACCACGCGACCCGCCCCGCGCGCAGCGGCCGGGAGCCGCGCGCGACGCGGTCCGCGAGGGGCGACCAGTAGTCGCGCAGATTGTCGCGGGTCCATCCGGCGAGCAGATCGGGCTCCGGGGAGAGGCCCCACTCGGCGACGCCGGGGCCGCGGACCGTCACGCCGCCGTGGGCGAGCTCCGCC contains:
- a CDS encoding MDR family MFS transporter, which encodes MATHTEQMDQPPTDLTKPADASPTERTEQAGRTPLVIKLLVAATFVVILNETIMINAIPRLMTDFHVDARAAQWLSTVFMLTMAAVIPVTGWFLQRVSTRTAYAVAMATFSAGTALAAIAPTFEVLLAARVVQAGGTAVMMPLLMTTLMTVVPESDRGRVMGQVTLAMSCAPALGPAVSGMILHLGSWRLIFVFVLPIAVLVGVAGMRQLENVGETESTPISWLSVVLAAGGFGSLVYGLSEIGTGDVTGPVLIVVAGVLLIAAFAAYQVRLQQREMPLLDLRALRHRTFAVSLLLMTAGFMAFLGSMILLPLYLQDLRGLSELQTGLLVMPGGLAMGLLGPQVGKLYDRVGARPLVIPGAIGIVVALAALSRISATTPYPVLVAVHIGLMVSLAAVFTPVFTVGLGDLPEHLYSHGSSLLGTLQQVAGAIGTAALIVVMSNRSSHLAETGASQPAAFVGGLQWAFAAAALMGVVVVVCALFLPRKVDGAAPSGPAHH
- a CDS encoding glyoxalase/bleomycin resistance/dioxygenase family protein encodes the protein MTMDLFARLAVTDLPRAIAWGDQLFGDVESFAPNDVEHVWTLGERVHVYVELLPEHAGHSAVTLFLDGFGDFLAAAAARGLRPQSEEVYDNGVRKANFVDPDGNEVGIGGGPA
- a CDS encoding YdeI/OmpD-associated family protein, translating into MALHVRTTLEPVGPATAIELTDAQVEELGGGKRAAVRVTIGDRTARLRLAGMGGCNLIGLSKAARKDLQVEIGDTVDAVVELDEAERTVDLPDDLAAALQSAGRREAFDALSYTRRKEAARGVAEAKRAETRERRIAAVIASL
- a CDS encoding acrylyl-CoA reductase family protein, which gives rise to MTQYRALIAELADDAVTSRVETRDPAPLEPGQLRIAVEFSGVNFKDALAFTPGGGVVRQYPIVPGIDVAGTVIESKSDEFAAGDRVIAHGYEIGTARDGGYAEQAVVPAEWTVKLTALSTREAAAIGTAGFTAAMSVAAIVDAGIAPADGPVVVTGATGGVGSTSIDLLAGLGYEVAASSGKPAAADRLRELGAAEVIGRLPHDPDAKPRPLGKSRWAAAVDCVGGAALADVISTLHYGGVVAASGLTGGAGLKTTVMPFILRGVTLAGIDSVLMPIAPRRALWQRIETDLRPRHLDLVANDIGIDGVGTVVDALRVGEYTGRAVVDLGRGW